One genomic window of Phycisphaerales bacterium includes the following:
- a CDS encoding ImmA/IrrE family metallo-endopeptidase codes for MHKEIQRHLEMMANYVRYRYGCLSTPTDLEKLAQGLGVKEIRQDDMSAWGCVENGEHGLVIRLRKDSPHTRMRFSLAHEIGHVMLELLEKKPNSQHYRHFRSYAQVASGADEESMADQLAAYLLLPTDYMMRAISGDWSLARLSTIARQAGVSLSASMIRSVDLFGYPIVAFHARRLQGEPWKLKWSRTNQPHAAEDIKSTLEDSSTLGAICSPNFKGDRGAFTWTSIQTEVRRYHTVQNLYGLARITAASAHSRTSNNATWN; via the coding sequence GTGCACAAAGAAATCCAACGACATCTTGAAATGATGGCAAACTATGTGCGCTATCGGTACGGATGTCTTTCGACGCCAACTGATCTGGAGAAGCTAGCTCAGGGGCTTGGTGTTAAAGAGATTCGACAAGACGACATGTCCGCTTGGGGCTGTGTTGAGAACGGTGAACATGGCCTCGTGATTCGACTAAGGAAAGACTCGCCACACACGAGAATGCGGTTTTCGCTTGCTCATGAAATTGGGCACGTAATGCTAGAACTTCTCGAGAAGAAGCCCAATTCACAACACTACAGGCACTTCCGGTCATACGCACAGGTCGCTAGCGGAGCAGACGAAGAGTCGATGGCAGATCAGTTGGCTGCCTACTTGCTTCTCCCCACTGACTACATGATGCGTGCTATTTCCGGAGACTGGTCGCTTGCTCGATTGTCAACGATTGCCAGGCAAGCGGGCGTGAGCTTATCTGCGTCGATGATTCGCAGCGTGGATCTCTTCGGTTATCCGATTGTGGCATTCCATGCGCGCAGGCTTCAGGGAGAGCCTTGGAAACTCAAGTGGTCGAGAACGAATCAGCCTCATGCAGCGGAAGACATCAAGTCGACGCTCGAAGACTCGTCGACGCTCGGAGCAATCTGTTCGCCTAACTTCAAGGGTGATCGTGGTGCGTTCACCTGGACATCAATTCAAACCGAGGTTCGTCGGTACCACACGGTACAGAATCTCTATGGGCTAGCGCGCATTACTGCTGCTTCGGCTCACTCAAGAACTAGTAACAACGCGACCTGGAACTGA
- a CDS encoding helix-turn-helix transcriptional regulator: MNSRQNRISGMGRRMKVIRQRRGISLADAAYTMGCTTQTLEQIEQGALEEGSTWLVQVHKFSEMVGISLPVLLEGEWTNADVRNLFNQALLDTFDNAFRVLNTFSPSPTIAQCQNVMAEIRRRFELWCDEREAESVIAWRREDAFALDDMEIVSIYTSIRRDKR; encoded by the coding sequence TTGAATAGTCGACAAAATCGCATCAGTGGAATGGGTCGCCGGATGAAGGTAATCCGGCAACGTCGTGGCATTAGCTTGGCTGATGCAGCATACACCATGGGTTGTACCACTCAGACGTTGGAGCAGATTGAGCAAGGAGCCCTTGAGGAAGGCAGCACATGGCTGGTGCAAGTTCACAAGTTCTCTGAGATGGTTGGAATCAGCCTTCCTGTGCTGCTGGAAGGCGAGTGGACGAATGCTGACGTCCGCAATCTCTTCAATCAGGCATTGCTCGATACATTTGACAATGCGTTTCGTGTCTTGAATACCTTCTCGCCCTCTCCCACAATTGCACAGTGTCAGAACGTGATGGCGGAGATCCGTCGTCGGTTCGAACTCTGGTGTGACGAGCGCGAGGCTGAATCGGTAATTGCTTGGCGGCGCGAAGACGCGTTCGCTCTCGATGACATGGAAATTGTGTCGATCTACACGAGCATCAGGCGAGATAAGCGGTAA
- the dcd gene encoding dCTP deaminase, whose protein sequence is MPVLCDEQIRELVRIEPFERGERRPGKISYGVSSYGYDVRVGPTFKIFTPTPKSGGITVVDPKRFTDDLFVEVNCDDVGTDHVIIPPNSFALCETVEFFEIPRDCLVICVGKSTYARCGLIVNVTPLEPEWRGKITLEISNTTPLPARVYANEGIAQLVFLKADQVCATSYADKAGKYQDQSGLTLPKVD, encoded by the coding sequence ATGCCCGTGCTGTGCGACGAACAGATCAGGGAACTGGTGCGCATCGAGCCGTTCGAACGCGGCGAGCGTCGGCCTGGTAAGATTTCGTACGGTGTCAGCAGCTACGGCTACGACGTGCGGGTGGGGCCGACCTTCAAGATCTTCACGCCCACGCCCAAGAGCGGCGGCATCACCGTGGTCGACCCCAAGCGATTCACCGACGACCTGTTCGTCGAGGTGAATTGCGACGACGTGGGCACCGACCACGTCATCATCCCGCCGAACAGCTTTGCGCTGTGCGAGACGGTCGAGTTCTTCGAGATCCCGCGCGACTGCCTGGTCATCTGCGTCGGCAAGAGCACGTACGCCCGCTGCGGCCTGATCGTGAACGTCACGCCGCTGGAGCCCGAGTGGCGCGGCAAGATCACGCTGGAGATCAGCAACACGACGCCGCTGCCGGCACGCGTGTACGCGAATGAGGGCATCGCGCAGCTCGTGTTCTTGAAGGCCGACCAGGTGTGCGCGACGAGCTACGCGGATAAGGCTGGGAAGTATCAGGATCAGTCGGGGTTGACGTTGCCGAAGGTGGACTAA
- a CDS encoding flagellar basal body P-ring protein FlgI — protein MSTRTPSPRLASLLTALALLGIVLASVSGCKSKGRVVSPGGGVVVPFDGPSVLRGTVGASATLIGVEPTLVSGLGIVVGTKGQGGPLPLAVEATVIRQLALREGARGMDMFEGTPFEGESPESFIRRPDVTVVAVLGLVAPGAPQGSTFDVLVYALNNEELTGGSLWRTDLRLGRPTVQGGPATRLVGFAEGPVYVNPFAAGPRANPTQGRVIGGGTMTNPLELAIRLNVPSPRRTRAIASLINSRFGNSPVDRGDIASGRLTGQSDATTSLVTVSIPWSYKDRPEEFLRLVAHINPDAQGREERYVGRYVRALQEEPGSADRLAWALEALGPVSVRGATSVSSLYDWPEIAPRMAALRVGARLGDPNAERPLIAIARGDNEALQIEALGLLGELGTGAMIDATLQDLAASGSVSVRVAAYEAMVRRAGMRELRAMRERTSLRPGMDPVLVMRQWSEFARTSFRGSLAQGLRRDVMPGGFMVDRVPIGEPLIFLRQQGQAGLVLFGPELRIEPGAVLRINDDLILARPEVDDPDFDPNGFDVRVRYRHMPADWLVTVPDAPASLHEFIEFLATKPTVERPMGGLGMGFGSIVSVVSSLQEVGAVKAQWQVERNILRENVDRSTRGAIADRPELEGDAPGEGDPLQRFIQRSIRGEEMDEATLDEAGEAMGDTPVEREG, from the coding sequence ATGTCCACTCGCACGCCCTCGCCCCGCCTTGCCAGCCTCCTGACCGCGCTGGCGCTGCTCGGGATCGTGCTCGCCTCGGTCTCCGGCTGCAAGAGCAAGGGCCGCGTGGTCAGCCCCGGCGGCGGCGTGGTCGTGCCGTTCGACGGCCCCAGCGTGCTCCGCGGCACGGTCGGCGCGTCAGCCACGCTCATCGGCGTCGAGCCCACGCTCGTCTCGGGCCTGGGCATCGTGGTGGGCACCAAGGGCCAAGGCGGCCCGCTGCCCCTGGCCGTGGAGGCCACCGTCATCCGCCAGCTCGCGTTGCGCGAGGGCGCCCGCGGCATGGACATGTTCGAGGGCACGCCCTTCGAGGGCGAGAGCCCCGAGAGCTTCATCCGCCGGCCCGACGTCACCGTCGTGGCCGTGCTGGGCCTGGTCGCCCCCGGCGCACCGCAGGGCTCGACCTTCGACGTGCTCGTCTACGCCCTGAACAACGAGGAACTCACCGGCGGTAGCCTCTGGCGCACCGACCTGCGGCTGGGCCGCCCCACCGTGCAGGGCGGTCCGGCCACGCGGCTGGTGGGCTTCGCCGAGGGTCCGGTGTACGTGAACCCCTTCGCCGCCGGGCCGCGCGCAAACCCGACCCAGGGCCGCGTCATCGGCGGCGGCACCATGACCAACCCGCTCGAGCTGGCCATCCGCCTCAACGTGCCCAGCCCCCGGCGCACGAGAGCGATCGCCTCGCTCATCAACAGCCGATTTGGCAACAGCCCGGTCGACCGCGGCGATATCGCCAGCGGCCGGCTGACGGGCCAGTCCGACGCGACGACGTCGCTCGTCACCGTCAGCATCCCATGGAGCTACAAGGACCGGCCCGAGGAGTTCCTGCGGCTCGTTGCCCACATCAATCCCGACGCCCAGGGACGCGAGGAGCGGTACGTCGGCCGCTACGTGCGCGCCCTGCAGGAAGAGCCCGGCTCGGCCGACCGCCTCGCCTGGGCGCTCGAGGCCCTGGGCCCGGTGTCGGTCCGCGGGGCGACGTCGGTCTCGTCGCTCTACGACTGGCCCGAGATCGCGCCGCGCATGGCGGCCCTGCGCGTGGGCGCCAGGCTTGGAGACCCCAACGCCGAGCGCCCGCTCATCGCGATTGCGCGCGGCGACAACGAGGCGTTGCAGATCGAGGCGCTCGGCCTGCTGGGCGAGCTCGGCACCGGCGCGATGATCGACGCCACGCTCCAGGACCTGGCGGCCTCCGGCAGCGTCTCGGTGCGCGTGGCCGCGTACGAGGCGATGGTCAGGCGTGCCGGCATGCGCGAGTTGCGCGCCATGCGCGAGCGAACCAGCCTGCGGCCGGGCATGGACCCGGTGCTCGTGATGAGGCAATGGAGCGAGTTCGCCCGCACCAGCTTCCGCGGCAGCCTCGCCCAGGGCCTGCGGCGCGACGTCATGCCCGGCGGTTTCATGGTCGACCGCGTTCCCATCGGCGAGCCGCTGATCTTCCTGCGGCAGCAGGGCCAGGCCGGGCTGGTGCTGTTCGGCCCCGAGTTGCGGATCGAGCCCGGCGCCGTGCTGCGGATCAACGATGACCTGATCCTCGCGCGCCCGGAAGTAGACGATCCCGACTTCGATCCCAACGGCTTCGACGTGCGGGTGCGGTACCGCCACATGCCGGCCGACTGGTTGGTGACGGTGCCCGACGCGCCCGCGAGCCTGCACGAGTTCATCGAGTTCCTGGCCACGAAGCCCACCGTCGAGCGCCCGATGGGCGGGCTGGGCATGGGCTTCGGCTCGATCGTGTCGGTGGTCTCGAGCCTGCAGGAGGTCGGGGCGGTCAAGGCGCAGTGGCAGGTCGAGCGGAACATCCTCCGCGAGAACGTCGATCGCTCGACCCGCGGCGCCATCGCCGATCGGCCCGAACTCGAGGGCGATGCGCCGGGCGAGGGCGACCCCCTCCAGCGGTTCATCCAGCGGTCGATCCGCGGCGAGGAAATGGACGAGGCGACCCTCGACGAGGCGGGCGAGGCGATGGGCGACACGCCCGTCGAGCGCGAGGGCTGA
- the smc gene encoding chromosome segregation protein SMC, whose protein sequence is MRLAKLTLNGFKSFDDRTEFHFDDPVTGIVGPNGCGKSNVVDALKWVLGERSSKSLRGKEMLDVIFAGSAARKPAGMASVTLTFENPLLDEAPRTTVSEAQPLAIDATEDESSDIDDEPDANSVLADRRTVRRGLPVDTDVVEVERRLYRDGGSQYLINGKRCRLKDIRDLFLDTGVGADAYSIIEQGRVDAMLLANPQERRTIFEEAAGIARYRQRRVESVRKLDRAERNLAVTREQLANTERRLKIVRGQAAKARQFVELDAELRAWRASRALSQHDALTTAVERIHADMEGARAQRDAAEAELSALEKERQEADLKRHEAAQAVRRAEEELAEANQAVERARHKKELAERSAGEALSRLDADGQRLAEAERAAEQAEVQADRAAERVAAVAEQLADAERVLEQASQARQRAQQEVASKRQAHAEKRREVERIERDQLSAQGRIEEERRRADQLAEKARQVEAELASLDEEADRVVQRRDAARADAESHAQAHGERTREAAALESDASSLGEGRAKQSGEVKSLEERRLRLETRHHAVAEVLASREGLGQPARDVLERAASGEGFSTVIAPLAELIRVPIEHAPQVEAALGSLLSALVVPSMDAMPGREELATLTGRVSFVPLGLGVPATAQRPDHAAFEAMRASGRLLPLREVAGVDERACHEAGVDPTSVSGLLDVLLHDCWRTGDIESAALLSAGPIRGATITDAAASVLRHPGVVSAGSLTAGDGEGQAVGVLQRRAELEQLTADLAQATTELERAQAALRTLDAKAGDLAERQTALQRTLNDLVQSRLKAEGEAERAGDALARLDRQRQRARDERETAAASGEAAARQVVELEGKLASLASILEDERGALEKLEAGAEQAEKDADSLAEALTVARVSASTLGEQIGAARREAASVREAAAKHRASQRDLATHVQRASEQAQAHQKTAREAAEEIETLQERAETLRGGIDGKRTTLHAAQEAALGLERKFDAARRSAGDIDKAWHDLELRGREADIRLENLVQRTLDEDGLDLPAELPGYREALHDEEHGVMRGVGDRESGEAISTLKKSIDKLGSVNLSAMDEEGQLAGKNEQLAVQVEDIDNARIRLETLIEQLNEASRHRFGDMLERVRESFAGDDGLFRQLFGGGRAEIKLMPLVREVDGQKVVTDEVDLLESGIEIVARPPGKQPRSISQLSGGEKAMTAVALLLAIFQSKPSCFCVLDEVDAALDDANVDRFSRVVKQFSVKSNFIVITHHKKTMAMCDRLHGVTMQERGVSTRVGVRFDQVGADGRLSAAAVDSSAKPAEQHGKGKPRLRDALAGMKRGEAAEVDAAEPAGADEAEMAEANA, encoded by the coding sequence ATGCGGCTTGCCAAGCTGACGCTCAATGGGTTCAAGTCCTTCGATGACCGGACGGAGTTCCACTTCGACGATCCGGTGACGGGCATCGTGGGCCCCAATGGCTGCGGCAAGAGCAACGTGGTCGACGCGCTCAAGTGGGTGCTGGGCGAGCGGAGCAGCAAGAGCCTGCGCGGCAAGGAGATGCTCGACGTCATCTTCGCCGGCTCGGCCGCGCGCAAGCCTGCGGGCATGGCCAGCGTCACGCTCACGTTCGAGAATCCGCTGCTGGACGAGGCGCCAAGGACGACGGTCTCCGAGGCCCAGCCGCTCGCGATCGACGCGACGGAAGACGAGTCGAGCGACATCGACGACGAGCCGGACGCCAACAGCGTGCTGGCCGACCGCCGCACGGTGCGTCGCGGCCTGCCGGTCGACACGGACGTGGTTGAGGTCGAGCGGCGGCTGTACCGCGACGGCGGTAGCCAGTACCTGATCAACGGCAAGCGGTGCCGGCTCAAGGACATCCGCGACCTGTTCCTCGATACCGGCGTGGGCGCCGACGCCTACTCGATCATCGAGCAGGGCCGCGTCGACGCGATGCTGCTGGCCAACCCGCAGGAGCGGCGGACGATCTTCGAGGAAGCGGCCGGCATCGCGCGGTACCGCCAGCGGCGGGTCGAATCGGTCCGCAAGCTCGATCGGGCCGAGCGCAACCTGGCGGTCACGCGCGAGCAACTGGCAAACACCGAGCGTCGGCTCAAGATCGTGCGCGGCCAGGCGGCCAAGGCGCGGCAGTTCGTCGAGCTCGACGCCGAGCTTCGCGCCTGGCGGGCGTCTCGCGCATTGAGCCAGCACGATGCGCTGACGACCGCGGTCGAGCGCATCCACGCGGACATGGAGGGCGCTCGCGCCCAGCGAGACGCCGCCGAGGCCGAGCTGAGCGCCCTCGAGAAGGAACGTCAGGAAGCGGACCTCAAGCGGCACGAGGCGGCTCAGGCCGTGCGCCGGGCCGAGGAAGAGCTTGCCGAGGCGAACCAGGCCGTCGAGCGGGCGCGGCACAAGAAGGAACTGGCCGAGCGATCTGCCGGCGAGGCGCTCTCTCGCCTGGACGCCGACGGGCAGCGGCTGGCCGAGGCGGAGCGGGCCGCCGAGCAGGCGGAAGTGCAGGCCGATCGAGCGGCCGAGCGCGTCGCCGCGGTGGCCGAGCAGCTTGCCGACGCGGAGCGCGTGCTGGAGCAGGCATCGCAGGCACGCCAGCGGGCGCAGCAGGAGGTCGCCAGCAAGCGTCAGGCGCACGCCGAGAAGCGTCGAGAGGTCGAGCGCATCGAGCGTGACCAGCTGTCTGCTCAAGGCCGCATCGAGGAAGAACGCCGCCGGGCCGATCAGCTCGCCGAGAAGGCGCGACAGGTCGAGGCGGAGCTGGCGTCGCTCGATGAAGAAGCCGACCGCGTCGTGCAGCGCCGCGATGCGGCGCGGGCCGATGCCGAGAGCCACGCCCAGGCGCACGGCGAGCGCACCCGCGAGGCCGCGGCTCTCGAGTCGGATGCGTCGTCGCTGGGCGAGGGCCGGGCGAAGCAGTCGGGCGAAGTGAAGTCGCTCGAGGAGCGGCGGCTGCGGCTCGAGACGCGGCACCACGCGGTCGCGGAGGTGCTCGCCTCGCGCGAGGGGCTGGGCCAGCCGGCGCGCGACGTGCTCGAGCGCGCCGCGAGCGGCGAGGGATTCTCGACGGTCATCGCGCCGCTGGCAGAATTGATCCGCGTGCCGATCGAGCATGCGCCGCAGGTGGAGGCGGCGCTGGGCTCGCTGCTGTCGGCGTTGGTCGTGCCTTCGATGGACGCCATGCCCGGGCGCGAGGAGCTGGCGACGCTGACCGGTCGCGTCAGCTTTGTGCCGCTGGGGCTCGGCGTGCCCGCGACGGCACAGCGGCCCGACCATGCGGCATTCGAGGCGATGCGCGCATCCGGGCGGCTCTTGCCGCTGCGAGAGGTCGCGGGCGTGGACGAGCGGGCGTGCCACGAGGCCGGCGTCGATCCGACGTCGGTGTCGGGCCTGCTCGACGTGCTGCTGCACGATTGCTGGCGGACGGGGGACATCGAGTCGGCGGCGCTCCTGAGCGCCGGGCCGATCCGCGGCGCAACGATCACCGATGCCGCCGCCAGCGTGCTACGGCATCCGGGCGTGGTGAGCGCCGGGTCACTGACGGCGGGCGACGGCGAAGGGCAGGCCGTGGGCGTGCTGCAGCGACGGGCCGAGCTCGAGCAGTTAACGGCGGATCTCGCGCAGGCGACCACCGAGTTGGAGCGCGCCCAAGCGGCGCTGCGCACGCTGGACGCCAAGGCGGGCGATCTCGCCGAGCGACAGACGGCGTTGCAGCGCACGCTGAACGACCTGGTGCAGTCGAGGCTGAAGGCCGAGGGCGAGGCCGAGCGTGCGGGCGATGCGCTGGCGCGGCTCGACCGCCAGCGACAGCGGGCCAGGGACGAACGCGAGACGGCGGCGGCGAGCGGCGAGGCTGCGGCAAGGCAGGTGGTTGAACTCGAGGGCAAGCTGGCGTCGCTGGCGAGCATCCTGGAGGACGAGCGCGGCGCGCTCGAGAAGCTCGAAGCCGGCGCCGAGCAAGCCGAGAAGGACGCGGATTCGTTGGCCGAGGCGTTGACCGTCGCGCGCGTGTCGGCGAGCACGCTGGGCGAGCAGATCGGGGCGGCAAGGCGCGAGGCCGCGAGCGTGCGCGAGGCGGCGGCCAAGCACCGGGCGAGCCAGCGCGACCTGGCGACGCACGTGCAGCGGGCCAGCGAGCAGGCCCAGGCCCATCAGAAGACGGCACGCGAGGCGGCCGAAGAAATCGAGACGCTGCAGGAGCGGGCGGAAACGCTGCGCGGCGGCATCGACGGCAAGCGGACCACGCTCCATGCGGCCCAGGAGGCGGCGCTGGGCCTCGAGCGGAAGTTCGACGCGGCGCGGCGGAGCGCGGGCGATATCGACAAGGCCTGGCACGATCTCGAGCTTCGCGGCCGAGAAGCGGACATCCGGCTCGAGAACCTCGTGCAGCGAACGCTGGACGAGGATGGGCTGGATCTGCCCGCCGAGCTGCCCGGATATCGCGAGGCGCTGCACGACGAGGAACACGGCGTGATGCGCGGCGTGGGCGACCGGGAGTCGGGCGAGGCGATCTCGACGCTGAAGAAGTCGATCGACAAGCTGGGCAGCGTGAACCTGTCGGCCATGGACGAGGAAGGCCAGCTCGCAGGCAAGAACGAGCAGCTCGCGGTCCAGGTCGAGGACATCGACAACGCACGGATTCGCCTGGAGACGCTGATCGAGCAGCTGAACGAGGCCAGCCGGCATCGCTTCGGAGACATGCTCGAGCGTGTGCGCGAGAGCTTTGCGGGCGACGACGGGCTGTTCCGCCAGCTCTTCGGCGGCGGACGGGCCGAGATCAAGCTCATGCCGCTGGTGCGCGAGGTCGACGGACAGAAGGTGGTGACCGACGAGGTGGACTTGCTCGAGAGCGGCATCGAGATCGTCGCGCGGCCGCCCGGCAAGCAGCCTCGCTCGATCAGCCAGCTGAGCGGCGGCGAGAAGGCGATGACGGCGGTCGCGTTGCTGCTGGCGATCTTCCAGAGCAAGCCGAGTTGCTTCTGCGTGCTCGACGAGGTCGATGCGGCCCTCGACGACGCGAACGTCGACCGGTTCAGCCGCGTCGTGAAGCAGTTCAGCGTCAAGAGCAACTTCATCGTCATCACGCACCACAAGAAGACGATGGCGATGTGCGACCGGCTGCACGGCGTGACGATGCAGGAGCGCGGCGTGTCGACGCGGGTCGGCGTGCGGTTCGACCAGGTCGGCGCCGATGGACGGCTCAGCGCGGCGGCGGTGGATTCGTCGGCGAAGCCGGCCGAGCAACACGGGAAGGGCAAGCCGAGGCTGCGTGACGCCCTGGCGGGCATGAAGCGCGGTGAGGCGGCCGAGGTCGACGCGGCGGAGCCCGCGGGCGCGGACGAGGCCGAGATGGCCGAGGCCAACGCGTGA
- a CDS encoding SIS domain-containing protein translates to MIEAFENAKRALEAFLADGRNITTLDLAADVLAESLAEGGKVLACGNGGSACDAMHFCEELTGRFRKDRAPLAAVSLTDVGHVTCVANDYGYDEVFARGVRALGREGDVLVALSTSGNSANVVRAVEAAREEGLRTIALLGRDGGKLAGVCELEWIVPGVPVEAPTSDRIQEVHMLVLHALVEGVERRLFGDS, encoded by the coding sequence GTGATCGAGGCCTTCGAGAACGCAAAGCGGGCGCTCGAGGCGTTTCTGGCCGATGGGCGAAACATTACGACGCTCGACCTGGCCGCCGACGTACTGGCCGAGTCGCTGGCCGAGGGTGGCAAGGTCCTCGCCTGCGGAAACGGTGGGTCGGCGTGCGACGCGATGCACTTCTGCGAAGAACTGACCGGGCGGTTTCGCAAGGATCGGGCGCCGCTGGCGGCGGTGAGCCTGACCGACGTGGGGCACGTGACCTGCGTTGCAAACGACTACGGCTACGACGAGGTGTTCGCGCGCGGCGTGCGGGCGTTAGGGCGCGAGGGTGACGTACTCGTCGCACTCAGCACGAGCGGCAACTCGGCGAACGTCGTGCGAGCGGTTGAGGCAGCGCGGGAAGAGGGCCTCCGGACGATCGCGCTGCTCGGCCGCGACGGCGGAAAGCTCGCGGGCGTGTGCGAGCTCGAGTGGATCGTGCCGGGCGTGCCCGTCGAGGCGCCGACCTCCGATCGAATCCAGGAAGTCCACATGCTCGTGCTGCACGCGCTCGTCGAGGGCGTGGAGCGGCGGCTCTTCGGCGATTCCTGA
- a CDS encoding GC-type dockerin domain-anchored protein — MRVLLGSAALLATACGSMGQVGIVFEVSDPEPMPGETIEIRMLAGFSSSRDYAMAGVVTNVSIDRAQGTLSNLRLIRPMDGPGTSAGTLVAGGVEEIIAGQLNFPITAGIYADPTNPIPFWAADFTVNDVLSGPIVLQASTRTTRYDVYIARDSATSESRLDELVEGAIRVLVARDCAVDFDGDGQATVFDFLYFFNLFEAGDLLADFDGDGELTIFDFIEYQNQFMAGC; from the coding sequence ATGCGAGTCTTGCTCGGATCGGCGGCGTTGCTCGCGACGGCCTGCGGGTCGATGGGCCAGGTCGGCATCGTGTTCGAGGTTTCCGATCCGGAACCGATGCCGGGCGAGACCATCGAGATCAGGATGCTCGCGGGATTCAGCAGCAGTCGAGACTACGCGATGGCGGGCGTGGTCACGAACGTGTCCATCGACCGGGCCCAGGGCACGCTGAGCAATCTCAGGCTCATCAGGCCGATGGATGGACCGGGCACGAGCGCCGGTACGCTGGTCGCTGGCGGCGTCGAGGAGATCATCGCCGGCCAGCTCAACTTCCCGATCACGGCGGGCATCTACGCCGACCCGACGAATCCGATCCCCTTCTGGGCGGCCGACTTTACGGTGAACGACGTGCTCTCGGGGCCCATCGTGCTCCAGGCATCGACGCGGACGACTCGATACGACGTGTACATCGCGCGAGACTCAGCAACCAGTGAGTCCAGGCTCGATGAACTGGTCGAGGGCGCCATTCGCGTACTCGTCGCGCGCGATTGTGCCGTGGACTTCGATGGTGACGGGCAGGCGACGGTGTTCGACTTCCTGTACTTCTTCAACCTGTTCGAGGCAGGCGATCTGCTGGCCGACTTCGACGGCGACGGTGAGCTGACCATCTTCGACTTCATCGAGTATCAGAACCAGTTCATGGCCGGGTGCTGA
- a CDS encoding GC-type dockerin domain-anchored protein yields the protein MMNSAFAAMLLAGAGTAAAQVGIVFELSNPEPRPGETITITMKAGFDGRDYAMSGVFVNVDIGRAQGTLSNLRLVAPMDGPGTTAGMLVGGGVEEIIAGQLNFPATAGIYADPTNPISFWAADFTVNDALSGPIVLEATTRTIRYDVYIARDLATSESRLDELVEGTVRVLVARDCAVDFDGDGRATLFDFLYFSNLFQAGDPLADFDGDGELTIFDFFEYQNQFMIGC from the coding sequence ATGATGAACAGCGCGTTCGCGGCGATGCTGCTGGCCGGGGCGGGGACGGCGGCGGCACAGGTAGGAATCGTGTTCGAGCTGTCCAATCCCGAGCCGCGGCCCGGAGAGACGATCACGATCACCATGAAGGCTGGGTTCGATGGTCGAGACTACGCGATGTCGGGAGTCTTCGTGAACGTGGACATCGGCCGGGCACAGGGAACGCTCAGCAACCTCAGGCTCGTTGCGCCGATGGATGGGCCAGGGACCACCGCCGGGATGCTCGTGGGGGGCGGCGTCGAGGAGATCATCGCCGGCCAGCTCAACTTTCCGGCTACCGCGGGCATCTACGCCGACCCGACCAACCCCATCTCGTTCTGGGCGGCCGACTTCACGGTGAACGACGCGCTCTCGGGCCCGATCGTGCTCGAGGCAACAACGCGCACGATCCGGTACGACGTGTACATCGCACGAGATTTGGCAACGAGTGAGTCCAGGCTCGACGAATTGGTCGAGGGCACGGTTCGCGTGCTCGTCGCGCGCGACTGCGCCGTGGACTTCGACGGAGACGGACGAGCAACCCTGTTCGACTTCCTCTACTTCTCGAATCTCTTCCAGGCGGGCGATCCGCTGGCCGACTTCGACGGCGACGGTGAACTCACGATCTTCGACTTCTTCGAGTACCAGAACCAGTTCATGATCGGGTGCTGA